From Hippea jasoniae, one genomic window encodes:
- the hemE gene encoding uroporphyrinogen decarboxylase: protein MQSKKKLFLETISGKASIKKPIWFMRQAGRFLKSYQSIKEKYTFLQMCTNPEIAAEITLLPLKELDVDVLILFSDILIPLLAKNGSLHYAEGKSPIASVNLEEKTDLSKLEFVNKAIKLIKSEAKDVALLGFAAAPFTLMCYTHTSGDFTKLKTMAFCETQRFKSIIEQITSLTIEYLKLQLKAGCDAVQLFDSWVGIMPQKTFKDIIAPQLKKIRDNVAAPVIYFSKDSNHLLDDIAKIGFDCISVDQKVNIKDTYEKYSCCMQGNLDNTLLLCSREIIKQEAENLLKETKGIPHIFNLSHGVLPQTPQENVKFLVDVVHNFS from the coding sequence ATGCAAAGTAAAAAAAAGCTGTTTCTTGAAACGATATCAGGCAAAGCCTCTATAAAAAAACCCATCTGGTTTATGAGGCAGGCTGGCAGGTTTTTAAAAAGCTATCAGAGCATAAAGGAGAAATACACATTTCTACAGATGTGCACAAACCCAGAGATTGCAGCTGAAATAACACTGCTTCCCCTTAAAGAGCTTGATGTGGATGTTTTGATACTCTTTAGCGATATACTTATTCCCCTTCTTGCAAAAAACGGCAGTCTACATTATGCAGAAGGCAAAAGCCCTATAGCCTCAGTGAATTTAGAGGAAAAAACAGACCTTTCTAAATTAGAGTTCGTGAACAAGGCTATAAAGTTAATCAAATCTGAAGCAAAAGATGTTGCGCTTCTTGGTTTTGCTGCTGCACCTTTTACGCTTATGTGCTATACCCACACCAGTGGTGATTTTACAAAACTCAAAACCATGGCGTTTTGCGAAACTCAAAGGTTTAAAAGCATCATTGAACAGATAACAAGCTTAACAATCGAATATTTAAAACTTCAGCTGAAGGCAGGTTGTGATGCCGTTCAGCTTTTCGACAGCTGGGTTGGCATTATGCCCCAAAAAACATTTAAAGATATAATAGCACCACAGCTAAAAAAAATAAGAGATAATGTAGCTGCACCTGTTATCTACTTTTCAAAGGATTCAAATCATCTATTGGATGACATTGCAAAAATTGGTTTTGACTGCATCAGTGTTGATCAAAAAGTAAATATAAAAGACACTTATGAAAAATACTCCTGTTGCATGCAGGGCAATTTGGACAACACGCTGCTTTTGTGCTCCAGAGAAATTATAAAACAGGAAGCTGAGAATCTATTAAAAGAAACAAAAGGCATTCCACACATATTTAACCTCTCCCACGGTGTATTGCCTCAAACACCGCAGGAAAATGTAAAGTTTTTGGTCGATGTCGTACACAACTTTAGTTAA
- a CDS encoding DUF5320 domain-containing protein yields the protein MPWGDRTGPFGYGPRTGRGLGYCAGNNVPGYMVGGFGFRGGFRGGFGRGWGRGFGRGFGFGRAAFWPNYYPYGGVSKEDEKRVIENEIETLTKSIEALKKRLAELNEE from the coding sequence ATGCCCTGGGGTGACAGAACAGGTCCGTTTGGATATGGTCCAAGAACAGGAAGAGGTCTGGGATACTGTGCTGGTAATAATGTTCCTGGTTATATGGTAGGTGGATTTGGCTTTAGAGGTGGATTTAGAGGCGGATTTGGAAGAGGCTGGGGTAGAGGTTTTGGCAGGGGGTTTGGCTTTGGAAGAGCAGCATTTTGGCCAAATTACTATCCTTATGGAGGCGTTTCAAAAGAGGATGAAAAAAGAGTTATTGAAAATGAGATTGAGACATTAACAAAATCGATTGAGGCATTAAAGAAACGATTGGCAGAGCTAAATGAGGAATAA
- the acs gene encoding acetate--CoA ligase: protein MNGTVVQIREEFLKKANLTKEEYERLTKWAEEDFEGFWDYFAKKEISWFEPYKKVLDDSNAPFFKFFEGGKLNMCYNCVDRHVTTRKKNRAAIIWESEQGETRILTYRELQYQINKFANVLKTLGVKKGDVVIIYMPMIPELPIAMLACTKIGAIHSVVFAGMSSVALKERIMDSKSSIVLTADGGFRGGKTIPLKENVDKAIEKLKFVKYVVVVRHADRDVPMKTLRDFWWQDLMSDPDYAKPYCEPEPMDSEDPLFIIYTSGSTAKPKGVVHTTAGYLLWRILTARWVFDLKEEDTFWSTANIGWISGHSYTLYGPLSIGSTTFIYEGTPLYPTPAQWWYLVDKYKINVMYTAPTAIRALMRRGEEWLKKYDLSSLRLLTTGGERLNEAAWLWYWEHVGGKRCPVIDAYGQTETAGHMISSLPIVPQKPGSVGIAVPGIFPDIVDENGNIIKEPNKTGYLVLKKPWPSMVRTLWQDDEGYKHYYWDKFNGKYYYTGDLAYKDKDGYFWMEGRADDVVNVSAHRIGCAEIESALTSCQFVAEAAVVGRPNDITGEEVFAFVVLKDGVDKTHHDEIVRKLRELVRDKVSPIAKPSEIVFVDALPKTRSGKVVRRILKAIASGKSIEQDISTLEDTLVIEKVKKAVEDRTSDIVGG, encoded by the coding sequence ATGAACGGTACGGTTGTACAGATAAGGGAGGAGTTTCTTAAGAAAGCGAATTTAACAAAAGAGGAATATGAAAGGTTAACAAAATGGGCTGAAGAAGATTTTGAGGGATTCTGGGATTATTTTGCAAAAAAAGAGATTAGCTGGTTTGAGCCATATAAAAAGGTTTTGGATGACTCAAATGCACCGTTTTTTAAATTTTTTGAGGGCGGCAAACTCAATATGTGTTACAACTGCGTTGATAGGCATGTTACTACCCGTAAAAAAAATAGAGCTGCTATCATTTGGGAGTCTGAGCAGGGTGAGACAAGGATCCTTACATATAGAGAGCTTCAGTATCAGATAAACAAATTTGCCAATGTTTTAAAGACGCTTGGGGTTAAAAAGGGCGATGTGGTTATAATATACATGCCCATGATTCCAGAACTCCCCATCGCGATGCTTGCCTGCACCAAGATAGGTGCGATTCATTCCGTTGTATTTGCAGGTATGAGCTCTGTGGCATTAAAAGAAAGGATTATGGATTCAAAAAGTTCCATTGTTTTAACGGCTGATGGTGGCTTTAGAGGAGGAAAAACGATTCCATTAAAGGAAAATGTTGATAAAGCAATAGAAAAATTAAAGTTTGTTAAGTATGTTGTTGTTGTAAGGCATGCTGATAGAGATGTCCCCATGAAGACCTTAAGGGATTTCTGGTGGCAGGATTTAATGAGTGATCCTGATTATGCCAAACCTTATTGCGAGCCTGAGCCAATGGATTCTGAAGATCCACTGTTTATTATATACACTTCAGGTTCAACAGCAAAACCAAAAGGTGTTGTTCATACAACTGCAGGCTACCTACTGTGGAGAATCCTTACTGCCAGATGGGTTTTTGACTTAAAAGAGGAAGATACATTCTGGTCAACTGCAAATATAGGGTGGATCTCGGGTCATTCCTATACGCTTTATGGACCGTTATCGATAGGATCCACGACTTTCATTTATGAGGGAACACCACTTTATCCCACACCAGCGCAGTGGTGGTATCTTGTTGATAAATATAAAATAAATGTTATGTACACTGCACCAACGGCTATCAGAGCATTGATGAGGAGGGGTGAGGAGTGGCTAAAAAAATACGATCTTTCTTCGTTAAGACTGCTTACAACCGGAGGTGAAAGGCTCAATGAAGCGGCATGGTTGTGGTACTGGGAGCATGTGGGCGGAAAAAGATGCCCTGTTATCGATGCATACGGTCAGACAGAGACCGCGGGGCACATGATTTCATCACTACCAATAGTTCCTCAAAAACCCGGTAGCGTAGGAATAGCTGTGCCTGGAATATTCCCTGACATCGTTGATGAAAACGGTAATATTATAAAGGAGCCTAATAAAACGGGTTATTTAGTATTGAAAAAACCGTGGCCTTCAATGGTCAGGACACTCTGGCAGGATGACGAAGGCTACAAACATTACTACTGGGATAAATTTAACGGAAAGTATTACTATACAGGCGATTTAGCCTATAAAGACAAAGATGGTTATTTCTGGATGGAAGGAAGAGCAGACGATGTAGTAAATGTTTCTGCCCACAGGATTGGTTGTGCTGAAATTGAAAGCGCACTAACAAGCTGTCAGTTTGTAGCAGAAGCTGCTGTTGTTGGCAGACCAAATGACATAACCGGTGAGGAAGTGTTTGCATTCGTTGTTCTAAAGGATGGTGTTGATAAGACACATCATGATGAAATAGTCAGGAAACTCAGAGAACTTGTCAGGGATAAGGTTTCTCCTATTGCCAAACCTTCAGAGATCGTTTTTGTAGATGCGCTTCCCAAAACACGCTCGGGCAAGGTTGTTCGCAGGATATTAAAGGCTATAGCATCGGGCAAAAGTATAGAGCAAGATATCTCAACACTTGAAGATACATTGGTTATAGAAAAGGTTAAAAAAGCTGTTGAGGATAGAACATCAGATATTGTTGGAGGGTAG
- a CDS encoding ArnT family glycosyltransferase has protein sequence MELNKKIVAIIIILYAATAFLNLGKMYLRHEEPRRAIIALEMNYTHNYIAPTVLGRNYYKKPPLHNIIIAIFFKIFGVNESSARLISVLSMFGIALLIFLAIKEIVGFEAAVFAALGFATSYIALIQYGMLAETDMFFSLLVFASMLCIFYDRILLGSFLTALALLTKGFPALHYFYLTLFGWYIYKKQPKKIFSKRVIGGGIIILSIFFGWLLLLSKGDIHRFNLALGFLLQASGSRVESIQHIFESLKHLIIFPISFFIHGLPASIVFLFFLNSDFRANFKESITSNSKISSLFYFSVISFVVNFLIYAIIPDGRVRYTLPLFGITALIYGIIFYVYEFNEAVNAKKYSLYVLYFFIAVFAVALLFDLEFLKTPSIMEISLALVISFLFIVLIKKTQSNSLNLLYCVVASGLLLKLAYAATYESYLYTYYTNYRGIASKMAKIILHNNPRYVMTDGGNLRLFFYLERDLKMQLHPIKNGKNGIIITRNPKRVKTVINSFSLPDHIYYIGKN, from the coding sequence ATGGAGTTAAATAAAAAGATCGTTGCAATTATAATAATACTCTATGCGGCTACTGCCTTTTTGAATTTAGGGAAAATGTATTTGCGACACGAAGAGCCGCGCAGGGCAATTATTGCCCTTGAGATGAACTACACGCACAACTACATAGCTCCCACGGTGCTTGGCAGAAACTATTACAAAAAGCCCCCGCTTCACAACATTATAATAGCAATATTCTTTAAAATCTTTGGCGTCAATGAATCCTCAGCCAGATTGATCTCTGTGTTATCGATGTTTGGCATAGCCCTATTAATATTTTTAGCCATCAAAGAAATAGTTGGGTTTGAGGCGGCTGTTTTTGCTGCTTTGGGTTTTGCCACAAGCTATATTGCCTTAATTCAATACGGAATGCTTGCAGAAACCGATATGTTTTTTTCCTTACTTGTTTTTGCAAGCATGCTGTGTATTTTTTACGACAGGATCCTTCTTGGTAGCTTTTTAACTGCTTTAGCGCTGCTAACTAAGGGGTTTCCTGCCCTTCACTACTTCTATTTAACGCTTTTTGGCTGGTATATCTACAAAAAACAGCCAAAAAAGATCTTTAGCAAAAGGGTTATAGGCGGTGGCATTATTATTTTATCGATCTTTTTTGGATGGCTATTGTTATTATCAAAAGGCGACATACACAGATTTAATCTTGCATTGGGGTTTCTTCTTCAGGCCTCTGGAAGCAGGGTTGAAAGCATTCAGCACATATTTGAATCACTAAAGCATTTGATTATCTTTCCTATTTCTTTCTTTATACATGGATTGCCCGCATCAATTGTTTTTTTATTCTTCCTAAACAGTGATTTTAGAGCTAATTTTAAAGAATCCATCACAAGCAATAGCAAAATATCCAGCCTGTTTTATTTTTCTGTCATATCTTTTGTTGTTAACTTTTTGATTTATGCCATAATACCCGATGGGAGAGTAAGGTATACACTGCCACTTTTTGGAATAACAGCCCTCATCTACGGCATTATTTTTTATGTCTATGAGTTCAATGAAGCAGTAAATGCAAAAAAATATTCATTATATGTTTTGTATTTCTTTATAGCCGTATTCGCTGTTGCACTGCTATTTGACTTAGAGTTTCTAAAAACACCATCCATAATGGAAATTTCTCTTGCACTTGTAATATCCTTCCTTTTTATTGTCTTAATAAAAAAAACCCAATCAAACAGTCTGAATCTATTATACTGTGTTGTAGCATCAGGGTTATTGCTTAAACTTGCCTATGCGGCAACATATGAATCCTATCTGTATACCTACTACACAAACTACCGCGGTATAGCCTCAAAGATGGCAAAAATTATTTTGCATAATAATCCACGATATGTTATGACTGATGGCGGAAATTTAAGACTATTTTTTTACCTTGAGAGGGATTTAAAGATGCAACTACACCCTATCAAAAATGGCAAAAATGGCATTATTATCACAAGGAATCCAAAAAGAGTAAAAACGGTTATA
- a CDS encoding ferrochelatase: MSYTTLVNLGGIKKPTDIPIFLFNMFNDRFILNIPQPLRFFLAFAITTLRAKETYKILKQTPSTLEETTKKQTEKLKNIYKKNVNYVFSYTKPKLKKAEISLPMFCFFSKTTHGKILSLSKKTLPPFFIYLEFVDMLLIRLKRFEKLKNCAVLFSAHSIPLKYSKTDSYDKDLDRFRLLLNNLLKLPVFLSFQSKLGPVKWLEPSTSSAIKQLSKFYSCLIIVPISFCSDNTETINEIDIIYKKEAFESGFKIFHRIPCFNDDADFIKLMSKIIP; this comes from the coding sequence ATGTCGTACACAACTTTAGTTAATCTTGGCGGTATAAAAAAACCAACTGACATACCCATTTTTCTCTTTAACATGTTTAACGACAGGTTTATATTAAACATACCACAGCCGTTGAGGTTTTTTTTAGCTTTTGCAATAACAACTTTAAGAGCAAAAGAAACCTACAAAATACTCAAACAAACCCCCTCTACCCTTGAGGAGACAACAAAAAAACAAACAGAAAAACTAAAAAATATCTATAAAAAAAATGTAAACTATGTGTTTTCCTACACAAAACCAAAACTCAAGAAAGCAGAAATCTCTTTGCCTATGTTTTGTTTTTTCAGCAAAACCACTCACGGCAAAATTCTTAGCCTTTCAAAAAAAACCCTGCCTCCGTTTTTTATTTATTTAGAATTTGTAGATATGCTACTTATTAGACTCAAACGATTTGAAAAGCTCAAAAACTGCGCTGTGCTATTTTCAGCCCACTCAATACCCTTAAAATACTCAAAAACAGATAGCTACGATAAAGATTTAGATAGATTTAGGCTTCTGCTTAACAATCTTCTAAAACTCCCCGTTTTTTTATCGTTTCAATCAAAATTAGGTCCAGTGAAATGGCTTGAGCCTTCAACATCCTCTGCAATAAAACAGCTATCAAAATTCTACAGCTGCCTAATTATTGTTCCCATTAGTTTTTGTTCAGACAATACAGAAACAATAAACGAAATAGATATAATTTACAAAAAAGAGGCTTTTGAAAGTGGTTTTAAAATATTTCACAGAATACCATGTTTTAACGACGATGCAGATTTTATCAAACTTATGAGTAAAATTATTCCCTGA
- a CDS encoding DNA recombination protein RmuC → MVEYLVVALIVVNIVVLAVLFSQKRENRALEEKLETLVSDLKNSNQEAFEKNTEALINFSDRVSTLSSTLKDEFYTKFKDLNEMLDKVSTELSTAIEKQLMQSQKEAKDFMELVNNKLLQISDRVDERLRVSFENIDKTFKDIVEGIVKISEAQKKIEELSGEVVSLQKILDDKKKRGVFGEVRLENILASVFGESRELYDIQYSLTNDSKKVIADAVLKIPNVGIVAIDSKFPLENYVKMIEAEGVEKKQFEEQFKRDVKKHISDIAGKYIIGGVTADMAVMFLPAEAIFAHINAYHADIVEFARRNKVWIASPTTLLALLTTIQAVSRDIKTLKQAEQIQIELRKLADNFNRFKTRWEKLFKDVEKLHKDATEFSISTQKITAAFEKIEKVDFSQKESLEDKNE, encoded by the coding sequence GTGGTTGAATATCTTGTTGTTGCTTTGATAGTTGTAAATATAGTTGTGCTGGCTGTACTATTCAGTCAAAAGAGGGAAAACAGGGCTTTGGAGGAAAAGTTAGAAACGCTTGTTAGCGATCTAAAAAATTCCAATCAAGAGGCTTTTGAAAAAAACACCGAAGCCCTGATTAACTTTTCAGATAGAGTATCCACTCTATCTTCAACACTTAAAGATGAGTTTTATACGAAATTTAAAGATTTAAACGAGATGCTGGATAAGGTGTCCACTGAACTGTCAACAGCAATAGAAAAGCAGCTTATGCAATCTCAGAAAGAGGCTAAGGATTTTATGGAGCTTGTAAATAACAAATTGCTTCAGATAAGTGATAGGGTGGATGAAAGGCTGCGTGTTAGTTTTGAAAATATAGACAAAACATTTAAAGATATTGTTGAGGGTATAGTAAAAATTTCTGAGGCCCAAAAGAAGATAGAGGAGCTTTCAGGCGAGGTCGTTTCACTTCAAAAAATCCTTGATGATAAAAAGAAGAGGGGTGTTTTTGGCGAGGTTAGACTGGAAAATATACTTGCCAGTGTGTTTGGGGAATCACGGGAGCTTTACGACATTCAATACAGTCTTACAAACGATTCAAAAAAGGTTATAGCCGATGCTGTTTTGAAAATACCAAATGTAGGCATTGTTGCGATCGATTCAAAGTTTCCTCTTGAGAATTATGTAAAAATGATAGAGGCTGAGGGGGTAGAGAAAAAACAGTTTGAGGAACAATTCAAAAGGGATGTAAAAAAACATATTTCCGATATTGCTGGTAAATATATTATTGGCGGTGTAACAGCCGATATGGCCGTTATGTTTTTGCCTGCTGAGGCTATCTTTGCCCATATAAATGCCTATCATGCAGATATTGTTGAGTTTGCACGAAGAAATAAAGTCTGGATAGCATCTCCTACAACTCTGCTTGCGCTTCTTACAACCATTCAGGCTGTTTCAAGGGATATAAAAACGCTAAAGCAGGCAGAGCAGATTCAGATTGAGCTTAGAAAACTTGCAGATAACTTTAACCGATTTAAAACAAGGTGGGAGAAGCTATTTAAGGATGTTGAAAAGCTGCATAAGGATGCAACAGAGTTTTCAATATCGACTCAAAAGATCACGGCAGCATTTGAAAAAATAGAAAAGGTGGATTTTTCACAAAAGGAGTCTTTAGAGGATAAAAATGAGTGA
- a CDS encoding DNA polymerase — protein METVYLVDGSSFLYRFYFAMKGLSYNGFPTSSIFGFAKLLLDIENLHPSYIGFFFDTKAKTFREDMLESYKKNRPKTPDDLLVQIEPSKKLIEAFGITIIELDGFEADDLIATYAEKLKENHKITIIASDKDLFQLVDKNILLYDPVKKITYDREGVFKKLGCYPEQVADYLALVGDSIDNIPGVKSIGPKTAASLLLKFGSIEGILKHIDKLPPKTKKALENEPNIELYRKLTTVDRNAPIEVDLNLLKKKEPDYNKIREIFMEFGFKSLLKALPNNPKTAPIPIDQSIIFPKDNTAYIYKNSKTSPIILGDINEEINCVYDFKKLDRLGITFKHYPFDIKLACYLINADSKGNPFDCFDLIDTNLSKTIASLNKPEEIYAVSCKPLKEIIEKRNLTYLLSDVETPLSVILNEMEKRGILIDSDHLIKLKNEFENTLAQIEEKIYAIAQEKFNINSTKELQRILFEKLKIKPIKKTKTGYSTDSESLSILSEKYEIAALLINYRTITKVITTYIVPFLEKIDNSGRIHTTFNQTLTATGRLSSSNPNLQNLPAGDDEIHAGIRKAVIAPDGYKLICSDYSQIELRVLAHMSKDPALIEIFNNNQDIHTQTAVKLFGVHPGMVDHNLRRMAKTINFGILYGMGYVSLAKTLSISKDKAKAIIETYFNRFSKVKEYIENTISFATKKGYVETLFGRRRYLLNINSKNKRMAEFEKRAAVNTTIQGTAADIIKIAMVKLHKKLKDFDAYMVLQVHDELLIEAKDSIAEEIASVVKETMESVVDFDVPLKTNTKIASNWYDAK, from the coding sequence ATGGAAACAGTTTATCTTGTCGATGGTAGCTCCTTTCTATATAGATTCTACTTTGCCATGAAGGGATTAAGCTATAATGGTTTTCCAACAAGCTCGATATTTGGTTTTGCAAAGCTACTTTTAGATATAGAAAACCTGCATCCATCGTATATCGGTTTTTTCTTTGACACAAAGGCAAAGACATTCAGAGAGGATATGCTTGAAAGCTACAAAAAAAACAGACCAAAAACGCCCGATGATCTGCTTGTGCAAATCGAGCCATCAAAAAAACTCATAGAAGCCTTTGGCATAACAATTATAGAGCTTGACGGCTTTGAGGCAGATGACCTTATTGCAACATATGCAGAAAAGCTCAAAGAAAACCACAAAATTACAATAATAGCTTCTGATAAAGACCTGTTTCAGCTTGTTGATAAAAATATTTTGTTATACGACCCCGTTAAAAAAATCACCTACGACAGAGAAGGCGTTTTTAAAAAGTTGGGCTGTTATCCTGAGCAGGTTGCTGATTACTTAGCCCTTGTGGGCGATTCTATCGATAACATTCCAGGCGTAAAATCGATTGGACCAAAAACCGCAGCCTCACTTTTGCTTAAATTTGGCTCGATTGAGGGAATTTTAAAGCATATAGACAAGCTTCCGCCCAAAACAAAAAAAGCCCTTGAAAACGAGCCAAATATTGAACTCTACAGAAAACTCACAACTGTAGATAGAAACGCACCCATTGAGGTTGATTTAAATCTTCTTAAGAAAAAAGAGCCTGACTACAACAAAATTAGAGAAATCTTTATGGAATTTGGTTTCAAATCGCTTCTAAAAGCACTGCCCAACAACCCAAAAACAGCTCCAATACCTATCGACCAATCAATAATATTTCCCAAAGACAACACAGCCTACATCTACAAAAACTCCAAAACCTCACCAATAATACTTGGCGATATAAACGAGGAAATAAATTGCGTTTATGATTTTAAGAAACTGGATAGATTAGGCATAACATTTAAACACTATCCGTTTGATATAAAACTCGCCTGTTATTTAATTAATGCTGATTCCAAAGGCAACCCGTTTGACTGCTTTGATCTTATAGACACAAATCTTTCAAAAACCATAGCATCGCTGAATAAACCTGAAGAGATTTATGCAGTTAGCTGCAAGCCTCTAAAGGAAATCATAGAAAAACGCAACCTGACATATCTATTAAGTGATGTCGAAACCCCTCTGTCTGTTATTTTAAATGAAATGGAAAAACGCGGTATTCTCATCGACAGCGATCACTTAATAAAGCTTAAAAACGAATTTGAAAATACACTTGCTCAAATAGAAGAGAAAATATACGCAATAGCCCAGGAAAAATTTAACATCAATTCTACCAAGGAGCTTCAGCGAATTCTCTTTGAAAAGCTAAAAATCAAACCAATTAAAAAAACAAAAACCGGCTATTCCACAGACTCAGAAAGTTTAAGTATCTTATCAGAAAAATACGAAATAGCAGCACTTCTTATAAACTACAGAACCATCACGAAGGTCATCACTACATACATAGTGCCGTTTTTAGAAAAGATAGACAACAGTGGTAGAATTCATACAACATTCAACCAGACTTTAACAGCCACAGGCAGACTATCATCATCAAACCCCAACCTTCAAAACCTGCCTGCAGGCGATGATGAAATCCATGCAGGTATAAGAAAAGCCGTTATAGCACCCGATGGCTACAAACTGATCTGCTCAGATTACTCACAAATAGAGTTAAGGGTTCTGGCCCACATGTCAAAAGACCCTGCTTTGATCGAGATTTTTAACAACAATCAGGATATTCACACCCAGACTGCAGTAAAACTCTTTGGTGTCCATCCGGGTATGGTTGACCACAACCTAAGAAGAATGGCAAAAACGATAAACTTCGGCATACTTTATGGAATGGGTTATGTATCACTTGCAAAAACCCTCTCTATAAGTAAGGATAAGGCAAAAGCGATCATAGAAACATACTTTAACCGCTTCAGCAAGGTCAAAGAATACATAGAAAACACCATATCGTTTGCAACAAAAAAAGGTTATGTGGAAACACTTTTTGGCAGAAGACGCTACCTTTTAAACATAAACAGCAAAAATAAAAGAATGGCAGAGTTTGAAAAAAGGGCAGCGGTGAATACAACAATTCAGGGAACAGCTGCAGATATAATAAAAATCGCAATGGTTAAACTACACAAGAAGCTCAAAGATTTTGACGCATACATGGTTTTGCAGGTACATGATGAACTGTTAATTGAAGCTAAAGATAGCATCGCAGAAGAAATTGCATCAGTTGTAAAAGAAACAATGGAAAGTGTCGTGGATTTTGATGTGCCGTTAAAGACAAACACAAAAATTGCCTCAAACTGGTATGATGCAAAGTAA
- a CDS encoding MTH1187 family thiamine-binding protein, translated as MSVLVEFAMFPTDKGESVSSYVSRVIDVIDRSGFEYKLTPMGSVFETESMEDALNLLNECYKTLDKDCNRVYATVKFDIRKNRSNRMKQKIESIESKLKKEVKK; from the coding sequence ATGTCTGTATTGGTTGAGTTTGCAATGTTTCCCACAGATAAAGGTGAAAGTGTTAGCAGTTATGTATCACGTGTTATTGATGTTATTGACAGAAGCGGTTTTGAGTATAAGCTGACGCCTATGGGTAGTGTTTTTGAGACCGAATCTATGGAGGATGCCTTGAATCTTCTCAATGAATGTTATAAAACGCTTGATAAGGATTGTAATAGAGTCTATGCAACCGTAAAGTTTGATATAAGAAAAAACAGATCAAACAGAATGAAGCAAAAGATTGAATCGATTGAGAGTAAGCTCAAAAAAGAGGTTAAAAAGTAG
- a CDS encoding shikimate kinase — translation MNITLIGLPSSGKSSVGVILAKLLVMEFIDTDIIIQNRHNQSLQQLVDKLGYDDFIKIEEKAILDLNPSNSVIAPGGSFIYSQKAIEHLKNISTLIYLKISYKEMLTRLGDYSQRGLILPFNQTLKDMYEFRTKKYSEICDLEIENEHITPYDAAVKIKEALDGVK, via the coding sequence ATGAATATTACGCTGATCGGATTGCCTTCATCTGGCAAAAGCTCTGTTGGAGTTATACTGGCAAAACTACTTGTAATGGAATTTATCGATACCGATATTATTATCCAAAACAGACACAATCAGTCGCTTCAACAGCTCGTCGATAAACTGGGATATGATGATTTCATCAAAATTGAAGAGAAAGCCATTCTTGATTTAAATCCATCAAACAGCGTCATAGCACCTGGCGGTAGTTTCATCTACTCCCAAAAAGCTATTGAGCACTTAAAAAATATCTCTACACTTATATATCTAAAAATTAGCTACAAAGAGATGCTTACAAGGCTTGGAGACTACTCCCAAAGAGGACTTATTTTGCCTTTTAATCAGACGCTCAAAGATATGTATGAATTTAGAACAAAAAAGTATTCAGAAATATGCGATTTGGAGATAGAAAACGAACACATCACACCATACGATGCAGCTGTAAAAATAAAAGAGGCTTTAGATGGAGTTAAATAA
- a CDS encoding metal-dependent transcriptional regulator has translation MSDLKLTPSTEDYMKTIYEISQESKVVRIKQIANRLNVKMPSVVNAVKQLESKGLINHESYGYIELTKAGREVGEKLYNRHKVLSEFLIDVLQVDEAIAFEDACAIEHYLHPETVEKVVKFLSFLKLSPDGEPNWLKKFKLYLKTGKKDCEKLRE, from the coding sequence ATGAGTGATTTGAAGCTTACACCATCTACTGAAGATTATATGAAGACAATTTATGAGATTTCTCAAGAATCAAAGGTTGTAAGAATCAAGCAGATAGCAAATAGACTTAATGTCAAAATGCCTTCGGTTGTCAATGCAGTAAAGCAACTTGAAAGTAAAGGGTTAATAAATCATGAAAGTTATGGTTATATTGAACTTACAAAAGCAGGCAGAGAAGTAGGTGAAAAACTTTACAATAGGCATAAGGTTTTAAGTGAATTTCTTATTGATGTTTTGCAGGTTGATGAAGCGATTGCATTTGAAGATGCCTGCGCTATAGAGCATTACCTGCATCCAGAGACTGTGGAGAAGGTGGTTAAATTCTTGAGTTTTTTGAAGCTTTCACCAGATGGTGAGCCTAATTGGCTTAAGAAGTTTAAGCTTTACTTAAAAACCGGAAAAAAGGATTGCGAAAAACTCAGGGAATAA